The Pseudomonadota bacterium genome segment GGCAGCCATCGGTGTCCTCGAAGCCATCCATGTCCTCGGGCTCGTCCGGACAGCTATCACGCGCATCCGGGATTCCGTCACGATCGTTATCCAGGTCTGGGCAACCGTCGTCGTCCTCGAAGTAGTCCTTATCCTCGGCCACGTTCGGACAACGGTCATCGCTATCGAGCACGCCGTCATTGTCGTTGTCGGGGTCAGGGCAGCCATCGGCATCGTCGAAGCCGTCACGGTCCTCGGCCTCGTCAGGACAAGCGTCGAGCTCGTCGGCGATCCCGTCGTGGTCCCTGTCGGCCACCGGATCCGCGCGCCGGAGCGGATTTTCGCCGTGCTGATAGTGCAGCCCCGCCAGCACCCGAAAGGCCGGCGTCCCCAGCCCGCCGCCAAAGCCGGGGCCCCCTCCAACGCTCGCGCTCAGGCCCCAGGGCAGCAGGCCGCGCAGCCCCACGAGCAGCTCGCCCCCGCGCTGGCGCTCGCCACGGCTCGCCAGACCCAAGAACCCCTGGCCGTCGATCAGCGCGTCGAGGCGCCGTTCCCAGAGGCGCGTGCGCAGCCCGACCGAGAGCCAGGCCTCGTCTCCGACCGTGGCACGCTGGGCGTCTCCTGCGAACGCCAGCTGGTAGTCCGGGCGCAAACGCACGCCGACGTTGAGCGCGGCACCGAAGCGCGACCAGTCCACGCCGAGGATCGCGCGCGGCTCGACCGTCACGCCCTCGTCGCCGCGAAAGTCAGCGCTGCTACCGGTCGGCAGGTCGACCGCCAGGCCCAGGCCCGCCAGCCACGGTCCCTGCGCCAGCAGCCTCCCCTTCAGTATCAAGCGCAGATCGCCGCTCCCCGCGGAAAGCGCGGGCCGAGTGCCGAAAATCGCGCCGCGCGAGCCACCATCCTGGGCCAGGACCACGGGCAGCGCGAGCCCGAGCTCCAGGCGCTGCCAGAGGCCCAGCGCCAGCAAGAGCTCGGCGTTGAGCTGGTACTTGACCTCATCGTAGCGGTGCGCGCCGTTGACCCGATCGACCACCTGCAGCAGCCGCTGGTCATAGTGGAGGAAGACGCCCGCCGAAGGCGATAGATGCGGCAGCGTCGTGGCCGTCTCGGTGCTGAAGAAGCCGAGCGCCGCGGCGGGCGGCCGCAAGCGCAAGATGGAAAATCCGCCCGTCTGCGCCAGCGCCGGCGCAGCCCCGCCCACCACCAGCAGAGCGACGAGCGGCAGCACACGCGGCGCGGGGCGGCGCCGGCGTCGCGCCGCGCCGCGACGACCCCCGCGACGCCCGCCGGCCACGGAACGCAGCGCGAGCAGCGCCGCGAGCAGGGCGAGCCAGAGCAGCGGCGGGGCCGACGCGGGCGCGGTCAACGCGCAGCCGCCGCCGGCGAGCCAGGCATCCGACCGCAGCGGGTCGCGGCCGGCCCGCACCTCATCACCATCGCTCACGCCGTCGTGGTCGCTGTCACTCTGCGTGGAATCGGTCTCACCAGGATCGACGACGCCGTTGCCGTTGCGATCCTCCTCACGATCGAGCAGGCCGTCGCCGTCCGTATCCGTGGGGAAATCGTCGCGGGGGTTGAGGGGATCGGTGCCTGCCGCCACCTCGGCGCCATCCTCCACCCCGCCACCGTCGGTATCCTTCAGCCGCGGATCGGTCTCCTCGCTCTCGCGCGTGCCGTTGTGGTTCCTGTCCTCGGCACCATCCTTGAGCCCGTCACCGTCCGTGTCGGCCCGCGTCGGGTCGGTCTCGCCAGCGTCGAAGACGCCGTCCTTGTTGGCATCCTCAACCCCGTCGAAGAGCCCATCGTCATCGCTGTCGGCCCGCGTCGGGTCGGTCTCGCCCGGGTTGCGGCGGCCGTCCTGGTTCTTGTCCTCGAGCCCATCGCCCAGCCCATCGCCGTCGCTGTCGACCAAGCGCGGATCGGTCTCTCCGCTATCGACCTCACCGTCCTTGTCGCGATCTTCGACGCCGTCACCGAGCCCATCGCCATCGGTGTCGGCCAGGCGCGGATCAGTCTCACCCGCCTCGACAATGCCGTTAAGGTTGCGATCCTCGACCCGATCGGGAAGCCCATCGCCGTCGCTGTCGACGAAGTCATCGTCCGGATCGAGGGGATCGTGCCGGGTGCTCAGCACCTCGGAGCCATCCGCCTCGCCGCCGCCATCAGTGTCGAAGCGCCTCGGATCCGTTTCGCCCTCATCGACCACACCATTGCGGTTGAGGTCCTCGCCCTCCTCAGGGCTCGCTATGCCGTCGTTGTTGGCGTCGATCCAGCCATCGACCAGGCCGTCGCGATCCGTGTCCTGGCTGAGCGGATCGGTCTCGCTCGCCGGATCGGTCCTACCGTCGCCGTTGAGCTCCTCGAGCCCATCGATCAACCCGTCGCCGTCGCTGTCGGCCACGAGCGGGCTGGTCTCTCCACTGTCGACGACGCCATTGGCATTACGATCCTCCTGGAGGTTGGTCAGGCGGTCGCCGTCGCAGTCGTCGGCCGTACCGGGTAGCGCGACGCTGGGGCAGGGCGAGACACAGCGCAGCGCCGCGCTATCGCAGAGCGCGCTGGTGCAATCAGCGTGCTGCGCACATTGCTGTCCGAGGCCGCAGCGCGCCGAGCACAGGCCGCCGCAGTCGATATCCGTCTCCGTGCCATTCTTCGCGCCATCGTCGCAGCCCGGCGCGGCACAGACCGGCGGGTTGGCGTCGGTGTCGCAGACCGCGCTCAGGCAATCGCGACCCAACGCGCAGCCCTTCCCCAGCGCGCAGGCTACCGAACAGATCCCGCCGCAGTCGCGGTCGGTCTCGCTGCCGTTGAAGACGCCGTCGGTGCAGCTCGGCGCCGCGCAGCGCGTTGAACCCGCGTCGCAGACGCCACTCTGGCAGTCGCGCGCCTGCCCGCAGCCGAGCCCGTCGGCGCAGGGCCCGCAGACCGGCCCGCCGCAGTCGCTGTCGGTCTCCAGTCCGCTGCGGCGACCATCGTCGCAGGTCCGGTCGTCGGCAGCGACGAGGGGATTGGTGCGATCATTGAGCACCTCCTGACCGTCATCGACGCCGCCACCGTCGCTATCGGCTCGCCGCGGATCGGTCTCGTTGGGGCCCACGACCCCATTGCGATCGAGGTCCTCGCCGTCGACCGCCGCGCAGCCGAGGCCATCGGCGTCGACGCAGCCGTCGGGCAGATCGTCGCCGTCGCTGTCCAGGTCGGTCGGATCGGTCTCGCTGGCGGCGTCGTAGCTGCCGTTGCGGTTGGCGTCCTCGACACCATCACTCAAGCCGTCGCCGTCGGTGTCGACGAGCAGCGGGTTGGTCGGGTTCGCGTTGACGATCGGCTGGCCGCGCTGGTCGACGCCCTGCTCGAGCCCGTCGCGCAAGCCGTCGCCATCCGTATCGGCCAGCGTCGGGTTGAGCTCGCCGGGCTCCCGCAGCCCGTTCTGATTGCTGTCCTCGACGCCATCCAGCAGCCCGTCGCCGTCGGTGTCTGGATTCGCCGGATCGGTCTCGTTTGCATCCACGAGGTGGTTGCCGTTGCGGTCCTCCAACGAATCAGGAATCAGGTCCCCGTCGCTGTCTGGATCGCGGCAGCAGAGCACACCGCCGCCTTGTGGCCCATCCTTGCGCAGACGCACGCCCTCATCCGAGCCGTCCGTTCCGGCGCAGCTCCAGGGCGCGGGGAGTGCCGAGCACTTGTTGCCGACGCTGCGATCCAGCGGCGCGCAGCCGCCACCGCCGACCTGCACCTGACCGAGGTTTCCGCAACCCCAGACGTCGTCCGGGAAGGACCCGCAGAAGCCTGCGAAGGTGAAGAGTCGGGTAGCATAGAAGGCGCCGCCGCCGACGGCCGCGCCGCTGCAGCTGCCAGAGGCCGCGGCGTCGATCTCCTGCAGGGTCTCGCAGACGTGCCAGCCCAGGGCACAGAGGTCGCCCGCCGAGCATCCGGCCCCCGTCGGATTGCTGCTGGAGTTGCCCGCCTGGCGGTTGCAGCGGGGGAGGGTGTCGACGAGACCGGGCAGCGACCAGCCGCCGCCACAGGCCGCGATCGCCCAATGGGTCTGCGGGTCGACGAAGCCCTCGCGGGTTTCATCGCTGCAGCCAATCGGCGAGAGCGCCTGGGCCGGGCGCGCGGCCGTGGAGAGCGCCAGCGCGGCCAGGAGGGGCAGCACCCGGCTTGTCGGGCGAAACATCTGGGGTCAGCTCCGTCGGGCTCGGCGAACGCAAGGCTTCGCGCACCACTCGTCAGCCCGCGCCGGTCGCGGCGCGGCAGCCCAGTATAGCGCCCTTTCAGGACTTGATCGCCCACGCGGAGCCGAGCACGCACGCGGCGCCATGACGGCAGCGCAGCCGCAGCGCGGCGCCGCTACGCAAGGCGGAGCCGACGGCGCAGTCCGTGGTTTGGCGCGCGCAAAGGAGCTAGGATGCGCGGGTCGATGGCAGCTTTCCCTGACGCAAGCGTCCTCCCCCACGGCCCGCTGGTCGAGCTCGCCGAGAATCTGCGCGTGATCGAGGGGGCGCTGCCAGGCCTACCGCTCAGGCGCCGGATGACCCTGGCGCGCCTCAGCGACGGACGCCTGCTGGTGCATAATGCGATCGCGCTGCCGGAGGCCCTGATGGGCGCGATCGAGGCCTGGGGCAGACCGGCCGTGCTGGTCGTCCCCAACGGCTGGCATCGGCTCGACGCCAAGGCCTATAAGCGGCGCTATCCGCAGCTACGCGTCGTTTGCCCCGCTGGCAGCGCGGCCCGCGTGGCCCAGACCGTGCCGGTAGACGATAGCTACAGCACCTTCGTCGGCGACGAGAGCGTGCGCCTCGAGCACCTCGACGGCGTGGGCGAGCGCGAGGGCGTGCTGACAGTGCGCTCCGCCGATGGGCTCAGCCTCGTCTTCAACGACATCCTTTTCAATCAGCCGCACCTCGCGGGCCCTCGCGGCTGGCTGCTGCGGCTGCTGGGATCGACCGGCGGTCCGCGTGTGACCGCGATCAGCCGCCTCTGGCTGGTCAAGCATCGCGCGGCGCTGCGCGCGCACCTGCTGCGGCTGGCGGCCCTCGAGGGGCTGCGCCGCGTGATCGTGATGCACGGAGAGCCGGAGCATGAACAACCCGCCGCCCTGCTGCGCGCGGTCGCCGCCGGGCTTTGAGGGCCGCTGGACGACCGGGCGGCCCGAGCGGCCGCGAGGCCGCCGGCGCTGCGATGCGGCTCAGGGCCGTGGTATCGCGGCGCGCGGTACGGCGTTGTTACCCTGACCGCCACCGCCCTTCTGCCCGTAGGACGCCCTCACGGGCTCGGTCACGGCCGCGCCAACGATCGCCTCGATCGCGAGCTGGCTGAGGCCATCGCGACCGACACCCTCGGCCCGCAAGACGACGCGCCGATCGCGGTCGCCGAAGCGCATCAGGTCGAGATCGACGGCCGTGCCGCCGATCGAATCGCCATCGCAGTCCCCGCTGTCCGAACCCGCCGGCTCACCCGGCTCGACGGTGTCATTGCACCACTGGTACTCACTGTCGTCGTTGCGCACGTAGACCGTGTAGCGCAGGTTATTCGCCATCTGGGCCGTCCGCGGATCGCTGCTCGCCGCCGCCGAGCCGGTGACGAAGAAGACGTTCTCCAGCGGCACGCTCCCGTCGCAGAGCACCAGCCCCTTGCCCGGAACATAGGCCGTCACCGAAGGCGTGCAGAGCGAGCCGTCGCCCCCACGCAAGAGGACCTCCCAGTCCGCGCGCGCGCGCAGCACGGCCTGGGCGCGCTCGATGCCCGTCTCCGCCGCGTAGAGCGCCTCCTGGCGCCGCGTCAGATTGCCGGAGACCCGCGTCCCCGACGACGAGAGCCACATCGCCGTCAAGCCGATGCCGAGCACGATCAGCGTCACCAAGAGCGCGATCAACAGGACCGAACCTGCCTCCCGCCGCGCAGCGCGCGTCCATGCCCTCATGGCGTCGGCCTCAGGTTGCGCGGCGTCACGAGCACGGTCAGGCGCCGGCGCTGATAGCGATCGTTGGCGCCCGCCGGGTGATCCTCGGCCTCGGCGCGGCCGCCCTGCGGGCCGGTCGTGTCAGGGCTGGGGGAGCGCGCGGTGACGGTCAGGCGCACCGCGCCGATGCCGCTCGCGCAGCTCAGCGCGTCGGGATAGCCGTCGCCGTTGAGGTCACCCGCCTCGCCCGGTCCGTTATGCGCCCACTCATCGGTTGGGCGCGTGTCCGTCGCGGCCATGGGGTCGAGGTGCCCCTCGTCGAACACGCCGTTGCCGTTCTCATCGCAGGCATAGGCGATCTGCAGGTCCTCGACGCCGTCGGCGACGACCTCGACGTTGCCGGTATCCGCCGAGGGCTGCGGGTTTGAGGTCGACCAGGTGACGAGGCGCGGCGGCTGCTCTGGACGCATCGGATCGCTCTCGACGGCGAAGTGCCGCACCCCCGCGCCGCCAACGTTGAGCACCAGCGTGCCGGCATCGTAGCCGCCCGCCGGAAAGATCTCGACGCCCGCCGGCGGATTGATGTCGGGCCCGAAGACGCCGTGAAGATGAGGCAGCTCATAGCCATTGGCGGGCGCGTTCCACAGCGGCGCCGCGGTCACCTGGAGCATCGTACAAGGCTTGCCCGTTCCCGGCTGCCAGAGGGCGAGCTGCTCGGCGGCCGGGAAGCGGCCAGGCGAGCCGACGATGGCCAGCGAATGCACCCCCGGCATGGCCTGCGTCAAACGCGCCGCGGTCAAGGCCGAGGCCGTCCCGGGTGTGGCGCCAATGAAGGCCACCGAGAGCGAGTCGACCCCATCGCCATGGCCGCTGGCGCAGTCCACGAGCGGGTCGCCGACCAGCAGCAGGTTGCAGTCGTTGTAGACGCGGAGCGGGATCAGCCAGGGCGCCGGGGCCGTCGTGCCGGTCGCATTCGCGTAGCGCAGGATGCGACCCTGCGGACAGCCGCCCAAGCCGTAGCCCGCCAGCCGCACGCTGCGCTGCAGGAACTCCAACGCGCCCCAGAGGTTCTCCTGGCTCGTGAGGTTATCCATCTGCTGGTGGTAGCTGCGCGTCTGGCCCGACATGAGCTGGTAGAGGCCGGCCGAGAGCATCGCCGCCAGGACCAGCGCGATCATCAGCTCGACGACCGTCAGGCCCTCGTCCTGCGCGCTCCACCCTGCACCCGGCGACGAGCCTGCACCCGGCGACGAGCCTGCACGGGGGTCCACCCCGGGCCACCGCGCAGGCTGAAGCGTCACGCCCACGCTGGGCCCACCCACGCCGACCATAGCGCGCCGGCGCATCAGCGGTACCTCTGCAGTGACATCGTCACGCCCAGCTCGCGGTACTGGTCTGCTGGAGCACTCTCCGCACCCCGCTCGACACTGAGCCAGCTGACGCGGATCGTGATCAAGCGACTGCCACCGCCGGGCGGGCTCTCGATCATCGCGCGCACGGTAAAGGGCCCGTCGCCCTGGCCGTCGGCGTTCACGCCCTGCATCGGCGTCACACCGTCGCGCTTCATCTCGGTGCTCCACACCCCGCCGGTGTCGACGACGTTGGCATACTCGATCGTCTGGTAGTGCTCGAGCGCGAGCTGCGCCAGCCGCGTCGCCTCGCTCGCCAGCTTCGAGTTGGTCACCTGGCGAATCGTCGTCAGCTGCAGCGCCGTCAGACCGAGCATGACGACCATGAGCAGCAGCATGGTCATTAAGACCTCGACGATGGTGAAGCCGGCGCCCTGCGCGGCCACCGCTGGTGGGCATGGCGCGCGCAGCTTCGCGAGGCAGTCGGCGGAGGTCGGTTCGCTCGGCACGGCCGCTCCTCACCAGCTCTGGTAGACGCGCACGTAGGCGGTGGTTTGGTAGACGACGATGCGCGCGTGGAAGTGGTTGTCGACCGTGCGGATGAAGACCGTCGCGGCGCTGTCGCTCGGCGCGGAGGTGCTGCCGGCCTCGGCCTGCACATCGGCGGTACCCGTGAAGCGTACCTCTGCCGGCAGCGCACCGGGCGGCGTGTAGCTCGTCCCGGGCGTGGCGGCGCGCTCGAGCACGCCGGCGATGATCACGGTCGGGGCCAAGATCTCGCGGCGCAGCAGCGACATCGTCGTCGTGCCCGGGACGACCGCGTTGAGCGAGTAGCGCTGCCCGGGACTGGGAATGACCAGCGAGCGATGCTCGCGGCTGGAGATGGCTTCGTAGTGTAGGCGCCGCAGGTCCTGGGCGATCTGGCGCACGGTGCGCTTGAAGTCCGCCTCGCTCGTGTCGCGGCTGAAGGCGGGAATGGCGAGCGCCGCGAGCACCGCCATGATGGTGAGCGCCACCAGCAGCTCCACCAGCGTGAAGCCCTCAGCGCGAGAAGGGTCGGATCGAGACCAGCGTCGCATGCGCTCTCCAATCGCGGGCCCAACGCCTCCGAGCATCGCGGCAGCAGCGGGCCAGCGGGCCCTATGCACCACCTGCCCGCGCGCCAGCGCACCGGAGTGCCCGAGATGAGCATGCTCCGTGCCATCGGCCGGCCGGTCGCGGCGCCGGTTCGAACGAAGCGCAATGATGCCAGATTGGGCGCGCCTAACGCAAAACGCCGGCGCGCGGAGAGGCCGCAGTCGGCGCCACAGGCCGCAATAATTGCGGAGCCGTGCCCGGGGAAGCGACCGCTGGCGGACGTGGCGCCGGGAGCGTGGCGCCGGGAACGTGGCGCCGGGAACGTGGCGCCGGGAACGTTGAGACGTGGCGTCGGGTGGGTCTGAGCTTCGGGCTCAGAACGTGAAGCGACGCGCCGCGTCGTGGAGCTGATCGACGCTGAGGTGGCGACCCGATCGAGCCCTTGGCTTGGCCTCCTGGCTCGGCGCCGGCGCTGGGGCAACGCCCGGCGCGGTACGCGTCGCCGGCGCGGTGCGCGTCGCCGGCGCGGTGCGCGTCGCCGGCGCGGTGCGCGTCGCCGGCGCTGGGGCAACGCCCGGGACGCGACGCGTCGCCGGGGCGCTTCGCGTCGCCGGCGCAGCCTGCACCGCTGGGGCGGCCGCCTTCGCCTCCAAGCCCAGCAGGGCGGCTAGCTGCGCCTCCACCGCCTCGCTCATGCTCACGCCCTGCTCATCACAATACGCGCGCAGCGCGTCGTAAGTCGCCCCGCGCACCGAAATGCTCCTGCGGGTCTGCTTCTTCGCCATGGCCAGGCTCCTCGCGCGCAAGCGCCGCGCCGTCTTCGGGTCCAAGGTCCCATTCTGGGCAGCCAAGCGAGACGCGTCAAGGGGGGGCACCGCATCTCGTTGCCAGCGGCGCGCAACCTACCAGATAGTGTGGCACAGCGGGGCGCGTGGTGTGGCACCGCGGGGCGCGGACGCTGCTGCCGTCGACCCTTTGAGGGCCCTCGCTGGCCCGCGCGTTTTCGTGCCGCCGCCGGTTGCATCGGCTAAGCTGATGCGCGCCCGTGGTCGTCGGCCGAGGGCTACGAGCCCGCCGAGGGTGCGCTGGAGCCTACGCTGAAGCGCCTGGTCCTAATTGCCGCCGTCGCCGCCGCCGCCGCTGCCACCGCCTTTGGGCTCGGCTGCGAGCGGCACCCGCCGAGCGCGGCAAAGGTTGCACCCCCGCAACGCGACGAGGCGACGACGGTGCGTGAAGGGGCGGGACTGCTCTTCACCTTCTTCGATCGCGCCGGCCAGATGCGCACGGTGGATCGGCTACGCGACGTCGAGAGCGAGGCACGGCGCGCCGTCATGGTCACCGATCCGCACCGCACGCTGGGGGGAGACCGGGTCTACGTCGCCGATCTCACGGTTCAGGACACACCCGAGGGCACCTTCCCGAGCTGGATCGAGGAGAAGGGCACCTGGCTCGATCGCGTGATGCCGCGGGTCAGCGTCGCGACGCTCGAGCGACCGGGAGCAGGGACGAAGGACGGGCCGAGCGCCGGCGGCAGCGCCGCAGCGCGGCCAGCAAGGCGGCGCGGCGCGAGCAGGCGCGGCCTGCGGAGGACCACGGCCGTCGCGGAGGACGGGTCGCAGCGCGCCGTCGCCAGCGGCACCGCTGACGCGGCCTCGCAGGGCGCCGCCGCGCCAGCGGCGGCGATGCCCAAGGTGATCGTCTTCGGCACCACCTGGTGCCCATCCTGCCGCCTGGCTCGTGACTACCTGCGCCAGCGCGGCGTGCGCTTTCTCGACGTCGACGTCGAGCAGCAGCCCGAAGCGGGCAAGAAGATGGTCGAGATTCAGCAGGCCAACGGCATGCGCCCGGGTGCCGTCCCGTTGATCATCGTCAACGGGCGGGTCTTCCAGGGCTTCAGCCGCTTCCAGCTCGAGGTCGCGATCAACAATCTGCAGCAGGCGAAGGCGTCATGAAGGCGGGGCGGCTGGCGCCGTCGCCCGCGGCGCTGCTGGCGCTGCTGGCGCTGCTCTTAGGCAGTTGTCACTGCGAGCGGCGCCAGGAGGCGCCTGGGCACAGTACGCAAAGGGCGCAGGGCGCCGCGCAGGAACGCGCCGCCCTGCGGGCGCTCGGCGTGCGCGAGCAAATGCGCCAGCTCGAGCGTTTGACCACCGAGCTGCGTCGACGCGCGCTCGGGGGCGCCTCTTGGGGCGCCCCAGCCCAGCGACTGGCGCGGCTGGCCGAGGCGGTCGACCCGCGCAGCTCGCTTCCAGACTTCGAGCAGCGCGCGCGGGCGCTGCGCGCCCGCGCGGGCGCGCTGCTCGAGACGACGCGGCCGGATCAGGTGGGCGCTTTCAACGCCCTGGTCGACGCCTGCCGCGCGTGTCACCTGCGCCATGCCGGTTCCAGCGCGGCACGGCAGCTCAGCGATCGGGCGGTGCCGCGCAGAATTCCGTGAGGCGTGACGCTATGTAATTAATTCATTGCGGCGCAGAATTCTGCGGAGCACGAGGGGCCGGCGAGACCCTTCTCGCGCCAATCGCTGGGCGCGGAGCAGGCTCCGGCTGGCACGATGACTGCATTGCTTCGCGCAGCGCGGAGCGCGGCCGCCCGCGCGGCGACCCCTTCGCGGTGCAGAGGCCAGGGAGGCGAGGCGCATGCTCACTGTTCATTTTCGCGCGGGGCTGATCCTCGGCCTGACGGGCGCGATCGGGG includes the following:
- a CDS encoding prepilin-type N-terminal cleavage/methylation domain-containing protein; the protein is MRRWSRSDPSRAEGFTLVELLVALTIMAVLAALAIPAFSRDTSEADFKRTVRQIAQDLRRLHYEAISSREHRSLVIPSPGQRYSLNAVVPGTTTMSLLRREILAPTVIIAGVLERAATPGTSYTPPGALPAEVRFTGTADVQAEAGSTSAPSDSAATVFIRTVDNHFHARIVVYQTTAYVRVYQSW
- a CDS encoding pilus assembly PilX N-terminal domain-containing protein, which produces MIALLVTLIVLGIGLTAMWLSSSGTRVSGNLTRRQEALYAAETGIERAQAVLRARADWEVLLRGGDGSLCTPSVTAYVPGKGLVLCDGSVPLENVFFVTGSAAASSDPRTAQMANNLRYTVYVRNDDSEYQWCNDTVEPGEPAGSDSGDCDGDSIGGTAVDLDLMRFGDRDRRVVLRAEGVGRDGLSQLAIEAIVGAAVTEPVRASYGQKGGGGQGNNAVPRAAIPRP